GTTAAATGCTTTAGGCATAGTTGACAAGAGTGGTGGAGGATCTTATAGGACATATAATAATAATAATTCTGACTTAATGCTTCTTGCTAGAATTATTAATGGCGAGGCTAGGGGAGAACCTTATGAAGGCCAGGTAGCAGTAGGTGCAGTTGTACTTAATAGAACTAGAAGTCCTCAGTTCCCATCAAGTGTTGCTGGAGTTATATATCAACCAGGAGCTTTTACAGCTACAGTTGACGGTCAAATTGATGCTGAAATAGAACAAAGTTCTATAAATGCAGCAAGAGATGCATTGAATGGTTGGGATCCTTCTGGTGGAGCTCTATATTATTTTAATCCTGCCAAAACTACAAATAAGTGGATTTGGTCTAGGCCTTTAATTAAAATTATAGGAAAACATAGGTTTTGTCAATAAAATTAGGATAGCCATTTTGGCTATCCTAATTAAAATTTATTTTTCTAAGCAGTATTTAACTACAAGGTCTAAAGTAGCTAGTATTGAATCCATATGAGTTCTCTCATATCCATGAGATGCAAATATACCAGCACCTATTAAAGCTGTTTTTATATCCCATCCAGCACGTAAAGCTGCTGAAGCATCAGAACCATAACTTGGATATATATCTATTTTATAAGGAATATTTTCTTTTTTGCATATGTTAACTAAAGTTTTTCTAAGTTCTACATCATAAGGACCAGTAGAATCTTTTGCACAGATACATACATCATACTCAGTTGAATTTTGATCTAAACCTGGGCAACCCATATCTACAGCTATAAATTCTTTAGTATTAGCTGGTATAGCAGCTGAAGCACCATGACCAATTTCTTCATAGTTGCTTATAAAGAAGTTAATTGTATAAGGTAAGCTTACTTTATTTTCTACTAAGTATTTCATTGTGTAAAGTAAGATACCAACACTAGCTTTGTCGTCTAGATGTCTTGATTTTATAAAACCACTTTCTGTAAATCTAGTTCTAGAATCAAAGCATACAAAATCTCCAATTTCAATTCCTAGTTTTTCAACATCGTCTTTAGATGAAACCTTTTCATCTATAACAACTTCCATGTTATCAGTAGTTCTATTAAGATCATAAGCTTCTTTACCACTGATGTGAACAGATGGTTTTACAGTTTGGATTGTACCACTATATATTTTTCCATCCATAGTGTGTATAGTACAATTTTCTCCCTCTACAGAGTTCATCATGTACCCACCAACACATGTAAGGCCTAGTGCACCATTAGATTTTATAGTTTTAACCATAGCACCTAAAGTATCTACGTGAGCAGAAAAGGTTTTTTGATAATCTTCATTTTCCCCTTTTAAAGTAGCTACTAAAGCTCCTTTATTAGTAACAATGTAAGGAATTTTCAAACTATTTAGTTCATTTTTAACATAATCCATAACTTTTTCAGTGTATCCTGAAGGGCTTGGAATTGTTAATATACCTTCTAAGTATTCCTTTAATATTTTTACATCATATGTCATAGTACCACCCCTTATATTTTAAATGGAAATAAAAATTAATACATTAATATTTTAACATAGAATAAAATAAAAATGAACCAAAATAAATAAAAGCATATAGGATAAAAAAAAGAATTGTAGTATAATGTATTTATGGGCGGAAAGGAGTTAAATAATGAAAAAACTGAAAGTAAAAAATCTAATTATGACGATAGTTTTACTTATTATTATGGTAGGAGGGGCTTTTGGAGCCTATGTTTATTCTACTGTAAATAAATGGTCTAATTTAGTGTATCCAGGTGTTAAAGTTGGAGATGTACAGTTGGGGGGAAAAACCAAAGAAGATGCACAAAAACTTTTAAAAGAAAAATATCAAGATGCAGTATTAAAAAAGAAAATAGTTATTACTGCGAATAATAAGGAATATTCTATAGATTATAAGAAATTAGATGCTAAATATAATATTAGCGAAACTGTAGAAGAGGTAATGAAACATAAGAAAGAAGAAAGTACTTTCAATAAATTCTTAGCTATTAAAAAGAAAAGCCCTAAGAATGTTGAAATGAAGTTTTCTTATAAACAAGATTATATAAATAGTGTAATCTCACAGGTTAAAAAGGATGTAAATAGGGAGCCTAAGGATGCCACACTTACAATGATTTCAGGTAGTAACTTTAGTGTTTCAGAAGAAAAAGTAGGATTTAAGTTACAAGAAGATAAATTAAAAAAAGAAATATTAGATAAAGTTAATGGTAAGTTAGATAATGAGGTTATTAAAATAAAGGCTTCAATTGAAACTATTAAACCTAAAAAGACAAAGGACAAGCTAAGTACTATTAATAGTCTTATAAGTTCATATACAACTGGTTTTAGCTCTGGAAAAGAAGGTAGAATCAATAATATAAAATTATCTACTGAAGCAATCAATGGAACTGTATTAATGCCAGGAGAGAAGTTTAGTTTTAATGGTGTAGTAGGTGAAAGGACTGAGAGCAGAGGATATAAGAAAGCCAATGTAATTATAAATAATGAATTTGTAGAAGATTTAGGTGGCGGTATATGCCAAGTTTCAAGTACTCTTTATAATACCATGATAAGATCTAAAATTGACCCAACAGAAAGATACAGTCACACTATAGCTTCTTCCTATGTGGATATTGGACAAGATGCTACAGTGAGTTGGGGAGGACCAGATTATTCTTTTGTAAATACTTTAGATTATCCAATATATATAAAAGGATATGTAACAGGCAATTCAGTTTCTTTTAATGTATATTCAAATGCTGATTTAAAGAAGTATACTTATAAGGTATACTCAGCAGATAAACAAACAATTCCAGCTAAGACAAGTGTTGTATCAGATTCAAGTTTACCAGCTGGTACTGAAAAAGTAAAAAAACAATCTTACCCAGGGCATAAAGCAACAATATATAGAGAAACATATGAAGGCGAAAAGCTTATTAAGAAAGAAGTGTTACACAGGGTTAGTATAGCACCAGTAAATGGAGTTGTATTAAAAGGAACAAAACAGTAAAGTGATTTTCTAAATTTAATTTGTATGTAGAAAAGCCATAGTTTAAAACTATGGCTTTTCTTTATAAGGTAAGTTGAAATTTAAAATGTATTATATTCTATCTATTATATGTTGAACTAAATCTACAACTCTTGCAGAATAGCCCCATTCATTATCATACCAAGCAGCGACTTTAATCATGTTTTCTCCAATTACCATAGTTGATAATGCATCTACTATAGAAGATCTAGAGTCTCCTACGTAGTCTACAGAAACAAGAGGTTCTTCTGAATAACCTAATATTCCTTTCATTGACCCTTCAGATGCTTCTTTTAATGCTGCATTTACCTCTTCTACAGTAACATTTTGGCTAAGTTCACAAACTAAATCAGTAATAGATACAGTTGGGGTTGGAACTCTTAATGAAAAACCGTTTAATTTACCTTTAAGCTCAGGTATAACCATACCTACAGCTTTAGCAGCCCCTGTGCTTGTTGGGATTATTGATTCAGCAGCGGCTCTAGCCCTTCTTAAATCTTTATGAGTTTTATCTAATGTGTTTTGGTCATTAGTGTAAGAGTGAACAGTTGTCATTAGACCTTTTACTATTCCAAACTTATCATTTAAAACCTTAGCAACTGGTGCTAGGCAGTTTGTTGTACATGAAGCATTAGATATTACATTATGTTTTTCAAGATCCAATGTATCTTCATTTACACCTAAAACTATAGTAGCATCGACATCTTTACCAGGTGCTGATAATATTACTTTCTTAGCTCCACTTTCTATATGTCCCATTAAGTCTTCTTGAGTTTTAAATTTACCTGTAGTATCAATTACAATATCTACGCCTAATTCATTCCAAGGTATTTCCTTTGGAGAAGGTTTTCTTAATATTTTAACACTCTTATCATTTATAACTAATTCATCATCTGAATAAGTGGCAGTTCCATTAAATCTTCCAAAACAACTATCGTATTTAAAAAGATGGCATAAGGTTTCACTATTTGCCCTTGCATTAATAGCTACGATCTCTATATTCTTATAATTGCCTTCAGAGACAATCCTTAAAACAGATCTTCCGATTCTTCCAAAACCATTAATTCCTATTTTCATTTAGTTATTCCCCCCATGTAGTATTGCTTTATTTAAATATTTAAAAGCTCAAAAGTTAAATAATATATAACAAATAATATATTGTATATATTATTTATATAAAAAAAACATAGTAATTGTCAATATTATATTATAAATTTTCAAATATGTTATATTTAATATTTTACAATTAGCTTTAAATACCTTTGAATTTGAATAAAATTCTTTACATTTTAAAATATATATCTTTTAATTTAAAAATAGTTTAATATGTTAAAAAAGTTTATATTAAATTATAAAGATAGTTTTGTGAAAATAGAATATTGTATATGGTTTAACAATCCTTAGGTTTAAATACATCAAGTTGTAAACACAATTTAAATAATTTTCTTATTATATAATGTATTAATTTAATTTATGATATAATGTAAAAGTATGCATTAAAGTAGTGTATACTGTAAGAACTAAATAGTTTAAGGTAACTAAGAGGAGGAATAATTGTGAATCTTAACATAGTGCTATTTCAACCAGAAATTCCTCAGAATACTGGTAACATAGGAAGGACTTGTGTGCTTACAAATTGTAAATTACATTTAATTAAGCCACTAGGTTTTAGTATTGATGAGAAAAGTGTAAAGAGAGCAGGGCTAGACTATTGGGATAAATTAGAGATAGAAGTACATGAATCTTATGAGGAGTTAAGGGAGAAATATAAAGATTCTACTTTTTACTGTTGTACTACAAAAGGAGCCAAACATTATACTGAACCAAAATTTAAAGAAGGTGATTTTTTGATTTTTGGAAGGGAATCATCTGGATTAGAAGATTATATAAGGGAAGAGAATAAAGAAAATTGTATTAAAGTACCCATGATAAATACTACTACGCGATCTTTAAACCTTTCTAATACAGTTGCTATAATTGCGTATGAAGCCTTAAGGCAAATCAATTTCCCTAATATGAAATAGGAGGAAGTGCTGTGGAGAAAATTAAAATAATAACGGATAGTACATCAGACTTACCTAAAGATTTATTAAGAGAAAAAGATGTAGAAGTTTTGCCTTTGACAGTGGAATTTGAAGGAAAAGATTATATAGATGGAGAGGATATTACATTTTCTGAACTGGCAGTTAAAATGGAGTCATCAGATAGTTTTCCAAAGACAGCGGGAATCAATCCTCAGAGATTTACGGAATGTTATAAAAAATACTTAGATGAGGGATATAAAGTAATATCTATACATTTATGTTCTAAGATGAGTGGTACATATCAAGCAGCGTGCATGGCAAAAGATATGTTAGAGACAGAAAATGTGGTTGTTATAGACAGCTATAATGTAACCTGTGGCTTAGGCTTATTAGTTCTTAAGGCTTGTAGATTAAGAGATGAAGGATTAGGTTTAGAGGAAATAGAAAACTCAATAAAGCAAACAATTCCACATGTAAAGAGTTCTTTAGTTTTTGGGTCCTTGGATAATCTTGTTAAAGGTGGTAGATTATCTAAAACAGCTGGAATGGTTGGAAACTTATTAGGCATAAAACTAGTTCTTGAAGTGAATAATGGAGAAATGAAAGTAAGAGAAAAAGTTAGAGGCACTAAAAAGGCTATAAAAAATGCTATGAAGTATATAGAAGAAAAAGAGATAAATCTTGATGAAGAAAGAATTTTATTAGCTTCAGGTGATGAAGAACTTTTGCTTAGTGTACAAGAAGCTTATGAAAAGTTAGATAAAAATTATATTAGAGCCGAAGTTGGGTGTACTGTAGGAGTTCATTCCGGAACAACAGCGGCAGGTATATTCTTTATTGAAAAGTATTAAATTTAACACTTATGTTTAATTATTATAAATTTTAAGTAAATTAAGTCAATTCATTTGTTTTATCAATAGCACTATAGATAAAACAAATAACAAATTTTAAAAAAACTATAGAAATTTATTTATTTATAGGTTATAATTGATAATGAAATAACGATTTAAAAAATTAATATAGCTGGATGAAATTTTCGAGAGATGACTTTAAAAGTTCATGTATATGAAAATGTTTTAATCTTAGTGAAATGAATTTTTAAAGTAGCCGAAGGAACAAGTATTTATCTTGCCGATAAATATGAAATTTTCAGGCAAAAGTATCGAGAATAGACAGAACTCTGGAAAGCTTATAAAAGCACCGACGGGGTAATTCTCTCAGGTACCAAGACAGAGCATAAGGGCTAGGTTCTTTTATGTTTTGTCTTTTTTTATGTCTTTAAAAATGGAGGGGAAAATGAGGGAACAACTAATTATTATTACAAATAACCCTTTGAGCGAAAAAAAGTTTCAAGATGAATACGAAGTAATATTCGTAGATAAAGAAATGAAAGAAGTGTACAACATTGTTAGAGATAAAATACATATGGGTCATAAGTTATTAACTCATCCTCTAATGAGCAGTATAAAACCAAATGAAACGCCG
The nucleotide sequence above comes from Hathewaya histolytica. Encoded proteins:
- a CDS encoding M42 family metallopeptidase; protein product: MTYDVKILKEYLEGILTIPSPSGYTEKVMDYVKNELNSLKIPYIVTNKGALVATLKGENEDYQKTFSAHVDTLGAMVKTIKSNGALGLTCVGGYMMNSVEGENCTIHTMDGKIYSGTIQTVKPSVHISGKEAYDLNRTTDNMEVVIDEKVSSKDDVEKLGIEIGDFVCFDSRTRFTESGFIKSRHLDDKASVGILLYTMKYLVENKVSLPYTINFFISNYEEIGHGASAAIPANTKEFIAVDMGCPGLDQNSTEYDVCICAKDSTGPYDVELRKTLVNICKKENIPYKIDIYPSYGSDASAALRAGWDIKTALIGAGIFASHGYERTHMDSILATLDLVVKYCLEK
- a CDS encoding GrdX family protein, giving the protein MREQLIIITNNPLSEKKFQDEYEVIFVDKEMKEVYNIVRDKIHMGHKLLTHPLMSSIKPNETPYRTICVSKEKNKGVDLDSLSIIESSIMTLKKFLNISPLPQYNEKILNDFQLIDYDLIYHALN
- the sleB gene encoding spore cortex-lytic enzyme, giving the protein MLVIINICFIGAFNFNTNLEESKSAAYSYGSRSDTVREIQTKLKNWGYYTGGVDGIYGYNTYTAVKKFQTKNGLNSDGVVGTATLNALGIVDKSGGGSYRTYNNNNSDLMLLARIINGEARGEPYEGQVAVGAVVLNRTRSPQFPSSVAGVIYQPGAFTATVDGQIDAEIEQSSINAARDALNGWDPSGGALYYFNPAKTTNKWIWSRPLIKIIGKHRFCQ
- a CDS encoding tRNA (cytidine(34)-2'-O)-methyltransferase; this translates as MNLNIVLFQPEIPQNTGNIGRTCVLTNCKLHLIKPLGFSIDEKSVKRAGLDYWDKLEIEVHESYEELREKYKDSTFYCCTTKGAKHYTEPKFKEGDFLIFGRESSGLEDYIREENKENCIKVPMINTTTRSLNLSNTVAIIAYEALRQINFPNMK
- a CDS encoding VanW family protein; the encoded protein is MKKLKVKNLIMTIVLLIIMVGGAFGAYVYSTVNKWSNLVYPGVKVGDVQLGGKTKEDAQKLLKEKYQDAVLKKKIVITANNKEYSIDYKKLDAKYNISETVEEVMKHKKEESTFNKFLAIKKKSPKNVEMKFSYKQDYINSVISQVKKDVNREPKDATLTMISGSNFSVSEEKVGFKLQEDKLKKEILDKVNGKLDNEVIKIKASIETIKPKKTKDKLSTINSLISSYTTGFSSGKEGRINNIKLSTEAINGTVLMPGEKFSFNGVVGERTESRGYKKANVIINNEFVEDLGGGICQVSSTLYNTMIRSKIDPTERYSHTIASSYVDIGQDATVSWGGPDYSFVNTLDYPIYIKGYVTGNSVSFNVYSNADLKKYTYKVYSADKQTIPAKTSVVSDSSLPAGTEKVKKQSYPGHKATIYRETYEGEKLIKKEVLHRVSIAPVNGVVLKGTKQ
- the gap gene encoding type I glyceraldehyde-3-phosphate dehydrogenase, translating into MKIGINGFGRIGRSVLRIVSEGNYKNIEIVAINARANSETLCHLFKYDSCFGRFNGTATYSDDELVINDKSVKILRKPSPKEIPWNELGVDIVIDTTGKFKTQEDLMGHIESGAKKVILSAPGKDVDATIVLGVNEDTLDLEKHNVISNASCTTNCLAPVAKVLNDKFGIVKGLMTTVHSYTNDQNTLDKTHKDLRRARAAAESIIPTSTGAAKAVGMVIPELKGKLNGFSLRVPTPTVSITDLVCELSQNVTVEEVNAALKEASEGSMKGILGYSEEPLVSVDYVGDSRSSIVDALSTMVIGENMIKVAAWYDNEWGYSARVVDLVQHIIDRI
- a CDS encoding DegV family protein, which produces MEKIKIITDSTSDLPKDLLREKDVEVLPLTVEFEGKDYIDGEDITFSELAVKMESSDSFPKTAGINPQRFTECYKKYLDEGYKVISIHLCSKMSGTYQAACMAKDMLETENVVVIDSYNVTCGLGLLVLKACRLRDEGLGLEEIENSIKQTIPHVKSSLVFGSLDNLVKGGRLSKTAGMVGNLLGIKLVLEVNNGEMKVREKVRGTKKAIKNAMKYIEEKEINLDEERILLASGDEELLLSVQEAYEKLDKNYIRAEVGCTVGVHSGTTAAGIFFIEKY